In the genome of Aigarchaeota archaeon, the window AAATAATCCATGACGAAATATCGCATGAGGAGTACCTGATATCTGAAGTGCTAAAAATTAGACCGATGTTTGAGCGCGTTAGGGATGCTTTGTACGGTATGGTAGACGCGCTTGTCGAGATTCTTGCAGTAGTGGTTGGTTTAGCGAGCATAATCCGAGATCCAACGATAGTCGCTCTAGCGGGAATAATATCTGGTTCTGCCGGAACTTTCTCCATGGCGGCCGGAGCTTACCTTTCAGCGAAAAGCCAGCATGAAATCGTCTCAGCGAAGAGCACGAAGGTAGAGATGGAGGCAGAAGTAAGTCCTGAAAGCGCGTACAAAAAGCTCGCCGATTACTTCCGTAAAGAAGGGTTGCGTGAAGAAGACGTGGAACTCGTGGTCTCGAGGCTTATGGAGTCTAAGAGGCCCTACCTCGAGATCCTCAAACATGAAGAGCTCGGTTCGACTGAAAGCGAGCTGCCTCATCCTAGAAGGGCGGCGCTGGATGCAGGACTATACTATTTCCTGGCGGCCCTATTTCCGATACTGCCGTTCGTTCTCGGCCTATCCGGTATTTTTGGTGTTGTGGCTGCCATAGTGAGCTCAGCCATAGTATTGACAATAACGGGCATTCTGGTTGGTGTGTTAACCGGTATCAGCCCCTTAAGGAAGGCCGGGGAAATGGTAGGCGTGGCACTCGGGGCAGCGGGCTTAACTTACATGATCGGTACATTAGCAAAAACTCTGCTCGGAATAGAAGTGTTCTGAAACTTCAGGATCTTAAAACGTGTAGCAAGCTAAGGCGAACGTAACACGTCAAGCGGAAATTTAAATAAAGATTATTAACCGGTCTATTAAAAATTTTGGGCGTGAGTTGTTTTGTTTGCGAAAAACCCATATGAACTGCCTCCGGGAAAAAAATTCAGCAAGGAAGAAATCGCCGAGGCTCTAAGAATCTCGATATCGGCTGAGCTTGATGCTATAAACCTTTACCTCCAGTTTGCAAGAGCGACTGAGGATGAAAATTATAGAAAGGTTTTCGAGGATGTGGCTAAGGAAGAAAAAACACACTTCGGAGAGTTCCTAACGCTTTTGAAGTCTCTAGATCCTGAGCTGGTATCTGAGCTGGCGGCTGGTCAAGAAGAGGTAAAGAAGCTAACCACCATTAATATACAGAACAGCAAGCCGGAGGTCTCCGACCCACCGCAAGAACCTCTCTCGGAAAGCGAATGGAAGGCTCTTGTTTCAAAGTTCAAAGAGGTTCTGTCTACAACCAGGAAGGTACGGGAGCATCTTCCCAAGTACGATGTTGGGCGAGGCGTAGAGGCCGTAACCGTCGAGATAGTGAAAGCAGATCGCCCGACAGAGCCCGGAAGTATGCAACTCGTACAACTATGCGAGCTATGCGTGGAGTTCAGCATATTCCAGCGCGCGATCGATCAATGGAGAAGATTGGGCTCCGCTCCCGATTTTTCACAAGCCCTACGTGCAGCCGTAAAGCTTGCGTTGGATGAGGACAGTTTCCTGATATGGGGGCGAAAAGAGCAGGGCATAAACGGGCTCGCTACGATTGACGGCACGCTTAAGAT includes:
- a CDS encoding encapsulin; protein product: MFAKNPYELPPGKKFSKEEIAEALRISISAELDAINLYLQFARATEDENYRKVFEDVAKEEKTHFGEFLTLLKSLDPELVSELAAGQEEVKKLTTINIQNSKPEVSDPPQEPLSESEWKALVSKFKEVLSTTRKVREHLPKYDVGRGVEAVTVEIVKADRPTEPGSMQLVQLCELCVEFSIFQRAIDQWRRLGSAPDFSQALRAAVKLALDEDSFLIWGRKEQGINGLATIDGTLKMKMSDWEKPGSAVEEISSALSELLRLGVPPPHVLFLSPGRYTKLLSVYERTGIMELTRVKSLVKEVVQVQNLPNDLALIVSLNPSFLDVVIGTDLTIDYIGPEDGKHKFRAWETLALRVKNPKAIVQLSQERS
- a CDS encoding VIT1/CCC1 transporter family protein, giving the protein MEKNVKFMVGAYRDEYVDSRLYKVMATYVKEDNKRRAFEELSEVEKTHADFWYDFLDSMGIKPSVGPVSKLKLFFMILFVKLFGYRLTIRLFEAGELSAIKRYARLYRTADFTESARKKLGKIIHDEISHEEYLISEVLKIRPMFERVRDALYGMVDALVEILAVVVGLASIIRDPTIVALAGIISGSAGTFSMAAGAYLSAKSQHEIVSAKSTKVEMEAEVSPESAYKKLADYFRKEGLREEDVELVVSRLMESKRPYLEILKHEELGSTESELPHPRRAALDAGLYYFLAALFPILPFVLGLSGIFGVVAAIVSSAIVLTITGILVGVLTGISPLRKAGEMVGVALGAAGLTYMIGTLAKTLLGIEVF